A stretch of Deltaproteobacteria bacterium DNA encodes these proteins:
- a CDS encoding tRNA-dihydrouridine synthase family protein: protein MHERINPQRDTIKRNGTAVRIRGMVISTPLLLAPMAGITHSAFRAVLARLGGVGLFATEMLSARTLPREDPDSPFLVRTPQEAPLSWQILVGKAEEIPPALDALHALGADAVDINMGCPAPNVRRRLGGSTLLQDPVRARLILREVRSRTELPVSVKMRIFPAGAKEAEQAFCRMLQEEGVDFLSVHARFPGEPFGRPPRWERVRYLKEALTIPVFLNGGVFSVEDARKALDVSGADGLMIGRGAVIRPWLMRDIARDVYGLSLPSDTPSRKDLFHSLAQGLTERFPPELRLGRLKRFTHYFSRTFLFAHTLASAVQASRTFEEACERADAFFASQDPDTADLLKTSGAYGINFDVGA from the coding sequence ATGCATGAGAGGATAAATCCTCAGAGAGATACGATCAAGCGAAACGGAACAGCCGTTAGGATTCGGGGCATGGTCATCTCCACTCCTCTTCTCCTTGCCCCCATGGCCGGCATCACCCACTCCGCCTTTCGGGCCGTCCTCGCCCGGCTGGGAGGTGTGGGCCTCTTCGCCACAGAGATGCTCTCGGCCCGGACCCTCCCTCGGGAGGACCCTGATTCCCCCTTTCTCGTCCGTACGCCACAGGAGGCCCCGCTGTCTTGGCAGATCCTCGTGGGAAAGGCCGAGGAGATCCCCCCGGCCCTTGATGCCCTCCACGCCCTCGGTGCCGATGCCGTGGACATAAACATGGGCTGCCCGGCCCCGAACGTGCGCCGTCGCCTGGGAGGATCCACTCTTCTCCAGGACCCAGTACGCGCCCGCCTGATCCTCAGGGAGGTCCGGAGTCGCACAGAACTTCCCGTGAGCGTCAAGATGCGGATCTTTCCCGCAGGCGCTAAGGAGGCAGAACAGGCGTTCTGCCGCATGCTCCAGGAAGAAGGCGTGGATTTTCTCTCGGTCCACGCCAGGTTTCCTGGCGAGCCCTTCGGGCGCCCTCCCCGATGGGAGCGCGTCCGGTATCTAAAGGAGGCCCTCACTATTCCGGTTTTCCTCAATGGGGGCGTCTTCTCTGTCGAAGACGCGAGAAAGGCCCTCGACGTCTCCGGGGCGGATGGCCTCATGATAGGGCGTGGCGCAGTCATCCGCCCTTGGCTCATGCGGGACATCGCCCGCGATGTCTATGGTCTCTCCCTCCCCTCAGACACCCCGTCCAGAAAGGACCTCTTTCATAGCCTTGCCCAAGGGCTCACGGAGAGATTCCCTCCGGAGCTCCGTCTCGGAAGGCTCAAGAGGTTCACCCACTATTTTTCGCGCACATTTCTCTTCGCCCACACCCTTGCAAGCGCCGTACAGGCCAGCAGGACCTTTGAGGAGGCCTGCGAGCGCGCAGATGCATTCTTTGCGAGCCAGGATCCGGATACAGCGGATTTATTGAAGACGTCCGGGGCCTATGGTATTAATTTCGATGTCGGGGCGTAG
- the speE gene encoding polyamine aminopropyltransferase yields the protein MTELWFTEKQTPHLGLSLRVTKTLFTDASPYQTVEVIDTHEFGRVLLLDGVIMTTIRDEFIYHEMIVHPAMNTHPSPRDILVIGGGDGGAVREAVKYPDVRSVELCEIDEMVVETSKRFLPEIACALTGEPRVRVVIQDGIRYVAERKGAYDVLIVDSTDPIGPAVGLFGTDFYCSCHQALRDDGILVAQTESPFLHSDFIAGILKGLRDAGFPIVKFYTGNVPTYPGGVWCWVMASKRHDPLTDHQAGRLEVLGIRTRYYTPDIHRAAFALPRYFSEALGMA from the coding sequence ATGACGGAACTATGGTTCACAGAAAAGCAGACCCCCCACCTGGGCCTTTCCCTTCGGGTCACGAAGACCCTCTTTACGGACGCCTCCCCGTATCAGACCGTTGAGGTTATAGACACACACGAATTCGGCAGGGTCCTTCTCCTGGACGGAGTCATCATGACCACCATTCGGGACGAATTCATCTACCACGAGATGATCGTCCATCCCGCCATGAATACCCATCCCTCACCCAGGGACATCCTGGTCATCGGCGGAGGCGACGGTGGGGCGGTCCGGGAGGCGGTCAAATATCCGGATGTCCGCTCGGTGGAACTCTGCGAGATCGACGAGATGGTGGTGGAGACCTCGAAAAGATTCCTGCCTGAGATCGCCTGCGCCCTGACCGGGGAGCCCCGGGTCCGGGTGGTTATCCAGGACGGGATCCGATACGTGGCTGAAAGGAAGGGGGCGTATGACGTCCTGATCGTGGATTCGACTGACCCCATCGGCCCTGCAGTCGGTCTCTTTGGAACGGATTTCTACTGCTCCTGCCATCAGGCCCTTCGGGATGACGGCATCCTCGTGGCCCAAACCGAATCCCCTTTCCTGCATTCCGACTTCATAGCGGGGATCCTGAAAGGCCTGCGCGATGCCGGTTTCCCCATCGTTAAGTTCTACACAGGAAACGTCCCGACCTATCCGGGCGGCGTGTGGTGCTGGGTCATGGCGAGCAAGAGACACGACCCATTGACAGACCACCAGGCCGGGCGCTTGGAGGTCCTCGGCATCCGGACCCGCTACTACACCCCGGACATCCACCGGGCGGCCTTCGCGCTTCCCCGGTACTTCTCCGAGGCCCTTGGCATGGCGTGA
- the uvrC gene encoding excinuclease ABC subunit UvrC, protein MSAQRTAIDPASLAAVPHEPGVYLFKDQDGVVIYVGKAKDLRKRLASYLRPGAGLTAKTEVMLSRAASYEFVGTNSEKEAYILEATLIKRHRPRYNVVLRDDKAYPFLCIDPRERFPAVRVTRRRDRDGCLYFGPYPSGLAVRETLRVIQSLFGLRTCTNAGMKGRTRPCLKGQIGRCSAPCIGAISQDEYGRRISQVRLFLEGRTNHLVTALETEMEAASQALDFERAALLRDRIQALKAVAERQTVVSNTHADLDVIGYEKRLSRATVSLLRVRNGILQGQEIHRLEQISDETDPEVLSIFLRQYYRDAPPPPEIILPFEADRPEIISEWLSERAGRRVLLKSSVRDARRKFLELAQKNASMASDGIEHGERSWERVSARLKEVLGLSRPPDTIEGVDISTTGGELPVGSLVRFRKGRPEKAGYRHFSLTGFAGMDDFAMIRTVIERRIARGIEKDDMPDLFLIDGGRGQLHQAMEALEACGLSTPPALASLAKEHHEEGEKIFLPEREAPIFLEPHDPALLCLQRIRDEAHRFGIGFHRKKRDATRRRSVLLDIPGIGPKRRLALLRRFGSVKQIKAATVEDIASIPGITRELAERIKQGLS, encoded by the coding sequence GTGAGCGCCCAAAGGACGGCAATAGACCCTGCGTCCCTGGCTGCCGTCCCCCACGAACCCGGCGTCTATCTCTTTAAGGACCAGGACGGGGTCGTGATCTATGTGGGAAAGGCCAAGGATCTCCGCAAGAGGCTCGCCTCTTATCTGAGACCAGGGGCAGGACTCACGGCAAAGACAGAGGTCATGCTCTCCAGGGCCGCCTCTTACGAGTTCGTTGGGACCAACTCGGAGAAGGAGGCATATATACTCGAGGCCACCCTCATCAAGAGACACCGTCCCCGTTACAACGTGGTCCTTCGGGATGACAAGGCCTATCCCTTCCTGTGCATCGACCCGAGGGAGCGGTTCCCGGCCGTCCGGGTCACACGCCGCCGGGACCGGGACGGCTGCCTCTACTTCGGCCCTTACCCATCCGGGCTTGCGGTGCGCGAGACCCTCCGCGTCATCCAGTCCCTCTTCGGTCTTAGGACCTGCACGAACGCCGGCATGAAGGGCCGGACCCGTCCGTGCCTCAAGGGTCAGATCGGCAGATGCTCGGCCCCGTGCATAGGGGCCATCTCACAGGATGAATATGGCCGCCGCATCAGCCAGGTCCGCCTTTTCCTCGAGGGCAGGACGAACCACCTGGTTACTGCCCTCGAAACAGAGATGGAGGCCGCATCCCAGGCCCTCGACTTCGAGCGGGCGGCCCTGCTGCGGGACCGGATCCAGGCCCTCAAGGCCGTGGCCGAGCGGCAGACCGTGGTCTCCAACACCCATGCCGATCTGGACGTCATAGGTTATGAAAAACGCCTAAGCCGGGCGACCGTCTCTCTTCTGCGGGTCAGAAACGGCATCCTCCAGGGCCAGGAGATCCACCGCCTCGAACAGATCTCGGACGAAACAGACCCCGAGGTCCTGTCCATCTTCCTGCGCCAATACTACCGAGATGCCCCGCCCCCCCCGGAGATCATCCTTCCCTTTGAAGCAGACAGACCCGAAATCATCTCGGAGTGGCTATCCGAGAGGGCCGGAAGGCGCGTCCTTCTCAAGTCTTCGGTTAGGGACGCGAGGAGGAAGTTCCTGGAACTCGCCCAAAAAAACGCCTCCATGGCCTCGGACGGGATCGAGCATGGGGAACGATCCTGGGAAAGGGTCTCGGCAAGGCTCAAGGAGGTCCTCGGGCTCTCGAGACCTCCGGACACCATCGAAGGCGTTGACATCTCTACGACCGGAGGGGAACTCCCAGTGGGAAGCCTGGTCCGCTTCCGAAAAGGCCGGCCCGAAAAGGCGGGCTATCGTCACTTCTCCCTTACCGGTTTTGCCGGCATGGACGACTTCGCCATGATCCGGACGGTCATAGAAAGAAGGATCGCCCGCGGGATCGAAAAGGACGATATGCCTGATCTCTTTCTCATCGACGGCGGCAGAGGCCAGCTCCATCAGGCCATGGAGGCGCTCGAGGCCTGCGGCCTCTCCACACCTCCGGCCCTCGCCTCCCTTGCCAAGGAACACCATGAAGAAGGAGAAAAGATCTTCCTTCCCGAAAGGGAGGCCCCGATCTTTCTCGAACCCCATGACCCCGCCCTTCTCTGTCTCCAGCGGATCCGGGACGAGGCCCACCGCTTCGGCATAGGGTTCCATCGAAAGAAAAGGGACGCGACGCGGAGGCGCTCCGTCCTCCTGGATATCCCTGGCATAGGCCCCAAGAGGAGACTTGCCCTGCTCAGGAGGTTCGGAAGCGTAAAGCAAATAAAGGCCGCAACCGTAGAGGACATTGCCTCGATCCCTGGCATCACCAGGGAGTTGGCCGAGAGGATCAAGCAAGGTCTTTCATAA
- a CDS encoding type II toxin-antitoxin system HicB family antitoxin, with amino-acid sequence MARVFNVIIERDSEGYYVASVPELRGCYTQAKTLDTLMKRIREAIELCLEVEGEEISPQQFILNWNSLFERTQPQLVAAARRARQEIVQGRAQPMDYERL; translated from the coding sequence ATGGCGAGAGTTTTTAATGTGATTATTGAAAGGGACTCGGAAGGGTACTATGTAGCCAGTGTTCCAGAATTGCGTGGCTGCTACACGCAAGCCAAGACGTTGGACACCCTGATGAAGCGGATACGGGAGGCAATTGAGTTATGCCTTGAGGTTGAAGGTGAAGAAATTTCTCCTCAGCAATTCATATTGAATTGGAATAGTCTGTTTGAGCGAACACAACCGCAGCTGGTGGCGGCTGCTCGTAGGGCAAGGCAAGAAATTGTCCAAGGGCGCGCTCAGCCGATGGATTATGAGCGATTATGA
- a CDS encoding lytic transglycosylase domain-containing protein encodes MYTDERGVIHYTNAPTDNRYRPVKLPVVKRAHIPQAKKTARFAPSGNLDPIIQRTARNHGLDPALVKAVIQAESGGQAQAVSPKGAMGLMQLMPETAAELAVWDPFDPVSNIWGGTSYLRAMLDRFNGDIILALAAYNAGPSAVERNGGVPPYPETISYIRKVLSHWARFSNPG; translated from the coding sequence ATGTACACGGACGAACGGGGCGTCATCCACTACACGAACGCCCCGACTGACAACCGTTACCGGCCCGTCAAGCTCCCCGTTGTCAAACGGGCGCACATCCCGCAGGCCAAGAAAACAGCGCGGTTCGCTCCCTCGGGCAACCTTGATCCCATTATTCAGAGGACCGCCCGGAATCACGGCCTCGACCCCGCCCTTGTAAAGGCGGTCATCCAGGCGGAATCTGGAGGCCAGGCCCAGGCCGTATCACCAAAAGGCGCAATGGGCCTCATGCAGCTCATGCCTGAGACGGCAGCAGAACTCGCGGTCTGGGATCCCTTCGATCCTGTCTCCAATATATGGGGAGGCACGAGCTACCTGAGGGCCATGCTGGACCGCTTCAACGGAGACATCATCCTTGCGCTAGCCGCCTACAACGCCGGCCCCAGCGCGGTGGAAAGAAACGGTGGAGTGCCGCCCTACCCCGAGACAATCTCCTATATCCGCAAGGTCCTTTCCCACTGGGCGCGCTTCAGCAACCCCGGCTGA